In Malus sylvestris chromosome 15, drMalSylv7.2, whole genome shotgun sequence, a single genomic region encodes these proteins:
- the LOC126605176 gene encoding 26S proteasome non-ATPase regulatory subunit 1 homolog A-like codes for MATLVSSAGGLLAMLNESHPLLKLHALSNLNKLVDNFWPEISTSVPVIESLYEDEEFDQHQRQLAALLVSKVFYYLGELNDSLSYALGASSLFDVSEDSDYVHTLLAKAIDEYASLKSKAAESSAEAANVDPRLEAIVERMLNKCIVDGKYHQAMGIAIECRRLDILEEAITKSDNVHGTLSYCINVSHSFVNLREYRREVLRLLVNVYQKLPSPDYLSICQCLMFLDEPEGVASILEKLLRSENKDDALLAYQVAFDLIENEHQAFLLSVRNGLSPPKPQPSEAAQPEASEAATNESSAAEDVQMTDGGSTSNVSVLEDPKEVIYSERLTKIKGILSGETSIQLTLQFLYSHNKSDLLILKTIKQSVEMRNSVCHSATIYANAIMHAGTTVDTFLRENLDWLSRATNWAKFSATAGLGVIHRGHLQQGRSLMAPYLPQGGAGGGGGSPYSEGGALYALGLIHANHGEGIKEFLRDSLRSTNVEVIQHGACLGLGLSALGTADEEIYDDIKNVLYTDSAVAGEAAGISMGLLMVGTASEKASEMLVYAHETQHEKIIRGLALGIALTVYGREEEADTLIEQMTRDQDPILRYGGMYALALAYSGTANNKAIRQLLHFAVSDVSDDVRRTAVLALGFVLYSEPEQTPRIVSLLSESYNPHVRYGAALAVGISCAGTGLSEAISLLEPLTSDVVDFVRQGALIAMAMVMVQISEASDSRVGVFRRQLERIILDKHEDTMSKMGAILASGILDAGGRNVTIRLLSKTKHDKVTAVVGLAVFSQYWYWYPLIYFISLAFSPTALIGLNSDLKVPKFEFMSHAKPSLFEYPKPTTVPTATSAVKLPTAVLSTSAKASKAKAKKEADQKANAGKLSGVEASSSRAKNEKGKSSEKDGDSMQVDGQAEKKSEPEPSFEILTNPARVVPSQEKYIKFLEESRYVPIKLAPSGFVLLRDLRPTEPEVLSLTDTPSSTASAAGGVSATGQQDSASTMAVDEEPQPPQPFEYTSNQ; via the exons ATGGCGACTCTGGTGAGCTCGGCCGGTGGGCTACTAGCGATGCTGAACGAGTCCCATCCTTTGCTCAAGCTCCACGCTTTGTCCAACCTCAACAAATTGGTCGACAACTTTTGGCCCGAGATCTCCACCAGCGTCCCCGTcat AGAAAGTTTGTATGAAGATGAAGAGTTTGATCAACATCAAAGACAACTGGCGGCATTGCTTGTGTCAAAG GTTTTCTATTATTTGGGTGAACTTAATGATTCACTCTCCTATGCCCTTGGAGCTAGTTCGTTATTTGATGTGTCAGAGGATTCTGATTATGTCCATACTCTTCTAG CTAAAGCTATAGACGAATATGCCAGTCTTAAGTCTAAGGCAGCAGAATCAAGTGCTGAAGCAGCAAATGTGGATCCTAGATTGGAGGCAATTGTAGAGAGAATGCTGAATAA GTGTATCGTGGATGGAAAGTACCACCAGGCTATGGGGATTGCAATTGAATGCCGAAGATTGGATATACTTGAGGAAGCAATCACAAAAAGTGATAATGTGCATGGAACTTTGTCATATTGCATAAATGTCTCTCATTCCTTTGTTAATCTTAGAGAATATAGACGTGAG GTACTTCGTCTTCTGGTAAATGTGTATCAGAAACTGCCTTCTCCAGATTATTTGAGCATTTGTCAGTGTCTCATGTTCTTAGATGAACCTGAAGGTGTTGCAAGCATATTGGAAAAGCTTCTGCGTTCTGAAAACAAGGACGATGCGCTCTTGGCATATCAAGTAGCCTTTGATCTCATAGAGAATGAACACCAAGCTTTTCTCTTAAGTGTAAGAAATGGCCTCTCACCTCCCAAGCCTCAGCCATCAGAAGCTGCGCAGCCAGAAGCCAGTGAAGCTGCAACAAATGAAAGTTCTGCTGCTGAGGATGTTCAAATGACAGATGGAGGTTCTACTTCTAATGTGAGTGTGCTCGAAGATCCGAAAGAAGTGATCTATTCTGAGAGgctaacaaaaattaaaggaattTTGTCTGGCGAGACTTCAATACAGTTGACTCTACAATTTTTGTACAGTCATAACAA GTCCGATCTTCTTATTCTGAAGACAATAAAGCAGTCTGTTGAGATGAGAAATAGTGTATGCCATAGTGCAACCATTTATGCTAATGCAATTATGCATGCTGGAACGACTGTGGACACATTTCTTAGAGAGAATCTG GACTGGTTGAGCAGAGCCACAAATTGGGCAAAATTCAGTGCAACAGCAGGGTTAGGTGTTATTCACAGAGGCCACTTGCAGCAAGGAAGATCTCTGATGGCACCTTACTTGCCTCAGGGTGGTGCTGGTGGTGGCGGCGGCAGTCCGTACTCAGAAGGCGGTGCTCTGTATGCTTTGGGTCTTATTCATGCCAACCATGGCGAGGGCATCAAAGAATTCCTCCGTGATAGCCTACGTAGTACCAATGTAGAG GTTATTCAACATGGTGCATGCTTAGGTCTTGGCTTATCAGCTTTAGGAACTGCTGACGAAGAGATCTATGATGACATTAAAAATGTGCTGTATACTGACAGTGCTGTTGCAGGTGAAGCTGCTGGGATTAGTATGGGTTTGCTTATGGTTGGAACTGCAAGTGAGAAGGCTAGTGAGATGCTTGTTTATGCGCATGAGACACAACATGAAAAGATCATCAG GGGGTTAGCATTGGGAATTGCCTTGACAGTATatggaagagaagaagaagcagacaCACTAATTGAGCAGATGACAAGGGATCAAGATCCTATACTACGTTATGGTGGTATGTATGCTTTGGCATTGGCCTACAGTGGGACAGCAAACAACAAAGCCATTCGTCAGCTGCTGCATTTTGCTGTGTCTGATGTGAGTGATGATGTTAGGAGGACTGCTGTTCTAGCACTTGGGTTTGTGTTGTACTCTGAGCCAGAGCAG ACGCCAAGAATTGTCTCCCTGCTATCTGAGTCTTACAACCCGCATGTTCGTTATGGTGCTGCTCTTGCAGTAGGCATTTCCTGTGCTGGTACTGGCTTGAGTGAGGCCATATCTTTGCTAGAGCCTCTGACTTCAGATGTTGTTGATTTTGTGCGCCAAGGTGCTCTCATTGCAATGGCTATGGTCATGGTCCAGATTAGTGAAGCCAGTGATTCTCGTGTAGGAGTTTTCAG GCGGCAATTGGAGAGAATTATTCTTGATAAGCATGAGGACACCATGAGCAAAATGGGAGCAATCTTGGCCTCCGGAATTCTCGATGCTGGTGGAAGGAACGTGACCATAAGATTACTTTCTAAGACAAAACATGATAAGGTCACCGCAGTTGTTGGCCTTGCTGTTTTCAGCCAGTATTGGTATTGGTATCCTCTCATTTATTTCATAAGCTTGGCATTCTCACCAACAGCTTTGATAGGACTGAACTCTGACCTGAAAGTGCCAAAGTTTGAGTTCATGTCACATGCAAAACCTTCGCTGTTTGAATATCCTAAACCGACCACTGTGCCAACTGCCACATCGGCTGTAAAACTCCCCACTGCTGTATTGTCAACATCAGCAAAGGCCAGCAAAGCTAAGGCCAAGAAAGAAGCAGACCAGAAGGCAAATGCTGGAAAATTATCCGGGGTAGAGGCTTCATCTTCCAGAGCAAAGAATGAGAAAGGAAAATCAAGTGAGAAGGATGGGGATTCAATGCAG GTTGATGGCCAAGCGGAAAAGAAATCAGAGCCTGAGCCTTCTTTTGAGATTTTAACGAACCCTGCTAGGGTGGTTCCTTCTCAGGAGAAATATATCAAATTTCTGGAAGAAAGTAGATACGTGCCCATTAAGTTAGCACCCTCGGGGTTTGTTCTCTTGAGAGACCTGCGGCCTACTGAGCCCGAGGTGCTTTCACTTACCGACACTCCGTCTTCTACAGCATCTGCAGCTGGTGGTGTATCAGCAACCGGACAGCAGGATTCTGCATCGACCATGGCTGTTGATGAGGAACCTCAGCCACCTCAGCCTTTTGAATACACTTCTAATCAATGA